The following coding sequences are from one Saccopteryx bilineata isolate mSacBil1 chromosome 3, mSacBil1_pri_phased_curated, whole genome shotgun sequence window:
- the LOC136328913 gene encoding large ribosomal subunit protein eL39-like gives MSSHNTFRIKKFLAKKQKQNRPNPQWIRMKTGNKIRYNSKRRHWRRTKLGL, from the coding sequence ATGTCTTCTCACAACACTTTCAGGATCAAGAAGTTTTtggccaaaaaacaaaagcagaatcgGCCCAATCCCCAATGGATTCGGATGAAAACTGGTAATAAAATCAGGTACAACTCTAAGAGGAGGCACTGGAGGAGAACCAAACTGGGTCTGTAA